Below is a window of Mycobacterium dioxanotrophicus DNA.
GCGGTCGGTATCACCGCGTTTCTGGTGCCCACCGACACACCGGGTTTCACCGTGCCGTACTACTGGTGGACCTTCAACATGCCCAGCGATCACGGCGAGGTGGTGCTCAAAGACGTCCGGGTGCCCGACGACGCGGTCCTCGGCGAGGTCGACCACGGCCTCGAAGTCGGCCAGACCTTCTTGCACGAGAACAGGATTCGCCAGGCAGCCAGCAGCCTCGGCGCCGCCCAGTACTGCATCGACCGCGCCGCGGCCTACGCCGGCGAGCGCATCGTCTTCGGCAAACCCCTGGCGGTGAACCAGGCCGTGCAGTGGCCGCTGGCCGAACTGCAGACCGAGGCGCAGATGGTGCGACTGCTGGTCTACTACGCCGCCTGGCATCTGGACCGGGATCACCACATGGAGGTGTCCGACAAAGTGTCGATGGCCAATTACCGTGCGAACCGGCTGGTGTGCGACGCGGCCGACCGGGCCATGCAGATCCACGGCGGGCTCGGCTACAGCCGACACGAACCGTTCGAACACATCTACCGGCATCACCGCCGCTATCGGATCACCGAGGGAGCCGAGGAGATCCAGATCCGCCGCGTCGCGCAGCGCATGCTGAAGTTCGGACGAAAGTGATCGACACCGCGGCCCTTGCCGCAGTGTTGGCACCCGAACTGGGCGCCGTGACCATCGACGGCCTGCGAGAGCTGACGGGCGGCGCCAGTCGGAGCACCTGGGCGTTCGCCGCAGACAGCCGGCCGCTGATCCTGCGCATCGGACCGCCCGACGACGTGCATGCCGGTATGGAGTTGGAGGCCGCCGCGCTGCGTCGGGCGGCCGCGGCAGGCGCTCCCGTCCCACATGTCCTGACGGCTTCCAATTCCGTTGAGCCGCTCGGAAATCCGTACCTCATCTGCGATTTCATCGACGGCGAGACCATCGCCCGCAAAATCGCCCGCGCTCTGGACGACACGTCCCGCCCGGCACTGCTGGGCCAGTGCGCACACGCGCTCGCACAGATCCACCGCGCCGACGCGCATGGGATCGGCTTGGTGGAATCCGACCCGCTCACCGACTGGCGCCGCGAACTCGACCAAATGGGCGACACGACAGCCACATTCGAATGGGCGTTCCGTTGGCTGGAGCGCAATCGGCCGGCGCGGACACGTCCTGTCCTGGTGCACGGAGATTTCCGCATGGGCAACCTGATCGTGGACTTCAGCTCCGAAACGGCCAGGCTGGCTGCGGTATTGGACTGGGAGCTCACCCATGTCGGGGAGGCCGCCGACGACTTGGCCTGGTTCTGCATTCGGGCCTGGCGGTTCGGCGCACCGAAGGAACTCGCCGCGGGTGGGCTGGGCAGCATCGACGACTTCGTGTCGGCCTATCAGGCCGGCGGCGGTGTCCCCGTCGACCGGGACACCCTGCACTGGTGGCTGGTGCTGGCAACCCTGCGTTGGGGCGTCATCTGCCGCTACCAGTACGAGCGGCACCGGTGCGGCCAGACGCGGTCGGTGGAGTTGGCGGCGATCGGGCGCCGCGTCTGTGAAACCGAGTACGACCTGCTGACCCTGTTGGAGCGGACATGACCGGCCTGCACTACAAACCGACCGCGGCCGAACTGGTGGCTGCCGTCGCGGAGTTCCTGGAGACCGAGGTGCGCGACGGCACCGGCCCTGATGATCGGGCGGCAGCTCTGCGGTTCCACGCCCGCGTCGCCGCCAACGTCCTGCGCACGGTGGAACGGGAATTGCTCGACGACACCGCCGATGAGCCATTGCGGGTCATGCGGACGCTGGGCTACGACGACGAAGCGGAGCTGGCTGCCGCGATCCGCGCAGGCGACTGTGGCGACGAGGTCGTGCCCGCCCTGCATGCTCTGGTCCGGCACCGGCTACGCGTAGCGCACCCGGGATACGAACAGCAGTGAGGCGTTCAGAGCCGGCGCACCCGCGCCAACCAAGCCGGTTCGTCGACCATTGTGCCCACCGCAACCCCGAACGCCGCCGCTTGCGCCTCCCCCACCACACCCCGGTACGTCGTGGTGTGTAGCGCCTCGAGGTCCCAGCCGGTGCCGAACGCGGTACGGATGGTGTCCTCGCCGACCTGAGGACCGAACCCTCGGCCGGCATCGGAGAGGGCCAGCACGTACACGACCCCGCCGGGCCGGCACACGGCGGCGAGGCTGCGCACGTATGCCGCGCGGTCGGCGTCGTCGAAGATGTGGAACAGTGCGCTGTCGATGACGGTCTGGTACGTCGACGTGCCGTCGAGCCGCAGCGCGTCGCCCACCGCGAACCGCGCGTCGACGCCCCGGGCCGCGGCGTTGGCACGGGCCTGTTCGACGGCCTGGGGCGCGAAGTCCATGCCGAGGACGTCGTAACCCAGCCTGGTCAAAAGGATGGTGTGCTCGCCGGCACCGCAGCCGATGTCGAGCACCGGACTGGCAATGCCGCCGGTGCGTTCGAGTTCGACGATCGCCGGTTGCGGCTCGCCGATCACCCAGGGGGCGGTGTTCGATGCGTACGCTTGATCGAACCGGGACATGGTCGGTGTTTCGTCCATGCCATCCAGTGTTCAATCTCAATGGCACTTGAGGTCAATGGCGGTCCAGGAGATTGATCCGACCACCGGCCCACATCGTGATCAAGACACGACCCGACAGCACGATCTGCACGGAGGCGCCATGACCGCCCTTTCGGACATCCTCGTCACCACCGCGGGCAGTTGGACGCTGGCCCCGAACCGGTCCTCGGTGACGTTCCGGAACAAGACCGCCTGGGGGCTGGCGACGGTGACAGGCGAGTTCTCCGAGTTCAGCGGCGACGGCGTCGTCGGGGAAACGGTCACCGGGCGGCTGGTGATCCGGGCGACGTCGCTGCACACCGGGATCACCAAGCGGGACAACCACCTGCGCTCGGCCGATTTCTTCGACGTCGACACCCACCCCGACATCGTGGTCGAGGTGACCGGATTCGAGCCCGCGGACACCCGTAGCGCTCGACTGCGTGCGACCTTGACGGTCCGAGGCACCTCACAGCCCATCGAATTGCCCGTCACCGTGCTGGTTCTCGACGACGGTGGGGTACGCGTGTCGGGTGGCTGCACGGTGAGTCGGCGCGAATTCGGCGTGTCGGGCAACATGCTCGGCATGGTCGGACCGAAGACCGACATCTCGGCGGACCTGGTGTTCACCCGGGCCTGAACGCGCACAGTAGAATTCGCCGAGTTGATCGGTACGCGCGGACTCAGCCAGTAGCATCGCCACCATGGTCGGCCCCGCGCCGCTGCGCATCCTGGTGTACAGCGACAACCCGCGCACCCGCGAACAGGTACGACTCGCGCTCGGCAAACGCGTTCACCCCGAACTGCCCGAACTGGACTACGTCGACGTCGCGACCGCACCGATGGTGATCGCGCAGATGGACGTGGGCGGATTCGACCTGGCCATCCTGGACGGCGAAGCCACCCCGGCAGGCGGCATGGGCATCGCCAAACAGCTCAAGGACGAGATCGACGACTGCCCGCCGATTCTGGTACTCACCGGGCGGCCTGACGACGCCTGGTTGGCCAGCTGGTCACGCGCCGAGGCAGCCGTTCCGCACCCGATCGACCCGATCCGGCTGGGTGATGCGGTGGTGTCCTTGCTGCGCACCCCGGCCAGGTAATCAGAACGCGAATCAACCTGTAGCCGTTAGAAATTCACAGCAGCGCGGGGTGCGCCGTGGTACGTCGGCGCGTTAGTAACCGATACTAATCAAAATGCGTGGCGTGGGCCCCAAAGCTCGCTAGGCTGTGGGTCAGCTCACATCGACAGCCCACCGAGGGAGCGTTCACCCGGCATGAGTCTCTACACACCAATTCTGGTTCTCGGCGCGATCGCGGCTGCCTTCGCGGTCGGCTCGGTGGGGATCGCACTCGTCATCGGGCCGCGGCGCTACAACCGGTCGAAACTCGAAGCCTACGAATGCGGTATCGAACCGATGCCGCCCGGCTCGGCAGGCAACACCGGCCAGCGGATGCCGATCCGGTACTACCTGACCGCCATGTTGTTCATCGTGTTCGACATCGAGATCGTGTTCCTCTACCCGTGGGCGGTCGCCTTCGACAGTCTGGGCCTGTTTGCGCTGGTGGAGATGCTGTTGTTCATGCTCACGGTGTTCGTGGCGTACGCCTACGTATGGCGGCGAGGGGGCCTGAATTGGGACTAGAAGAACGTCTGCCCGGCGGCATTCTGCTGTCGACAGTCGAAGTGGTGGCCGGGTACGTCCGCAAGGGATCGCTGTGGCCTGCGACGTTCGGCCTGGCGTGTTGCGCCATCGAGATGATGTCCACCGCCGGCCCGCGGTTCGACATCGCCCGGTTCGGCATGGAGCGGTTCTCGGCGACG
It encodes the following:
- a CDS encoding acyl-CoA dehydrogenase family protein; the encoded protein is MDFALPEHLPGLLAEMDAFIEAEIKPLEQQHMQYFDRRREFARTDLENGGVPAREWEDLLDEMRRRADAAGWLRYGLPGEFGGRDGTNLDMAVIREHLAHKGLGLHNDLQDESSIVGNFPQVIMMSRFGTETQKKEWVEAMITGKRSMAFGLTEPDHGSDATWLETTAVKDGDGWVINGAKRWNTGVHRATHDLIFARTSGEPGQAVGITAFLVPTDTPGFTVPYYWWTFNMPSDHGEVVLKDVRVPDDAVLGEVDHGLEVGQTFLHENRIRQAASSLGAAQYCIDRAAAYAGERIVFGKPLAVNQAVQWPLAELQTEAQMVRLLVYYAAWHLDRDHHMEVSDKVSMANYRANRLVCDAADRAMQIHGGLGYSRHEPFEHIYRHHRRYRITEGAEEIQIRRVAQRMLKFGRK
- a CDS encoding phosphotransferase family protein translates to MIDTAALAAVLAPELGAVTIDGLRELTGGASRSTWAFAADSRPLILRIGPPDDVHAGMELEAAALRRAAAAGAPVPHVLTASNSVEPLGNPYLICDFIDGETIARKIARALDDTSRPALLGQCAHALAQIHRADAHGIGLVESDPLTDWRRELDQMGDTTATFEWAFRWLERNRPARTRPVLVHGDFRMGNLIVDFSSETARLAAVLDWELTHVGEAADDLAWFCIRAWRFGAPKELAAGGLGSIDDFVSAYQAGGGVPVDRDTLHWWLVLATLRWGVICRYQYERHRCGQTRSVELAAIGRRVCETEYDLLTLLERT
- a CDS encoding DUF6285 domain-containing protein produces the protein MTGLHYKPTAAELVAAVAEFLETEVRDGTGPDDRAAALRFHARVAANVLRTVERELLDDTADEPLRVMRTLGYDDEAELAAAIRAGDCGDEVVPALHALVRHRLRVAHPGYEQQ
- a CDS encoding class I SAM-dependent methyltransferase codes for the protein MDETPTMSRFDQAYASNTAPWVIGEPQPAIVELERTGGIASPVLDIGCGAGEHTILLTRLGYDVLGMDFAPQAVEQARANAAARGVDARFAVGDALRLDGTSTYQTVIDSALFHIFDDADRAAYVRSLAAVCRPGGVVYVLALSDAGRGFGPQVGEDTIRTAFGTGWDLEALHTTTYRGVVGEAQAAAFGVAVGTMVDEPAWLARVRRL
- a CDS encoding YceI family protein → MTALSDILVTTAGSWTLAPNRSSVTFRNKTAWGLATVTGEFSEFSGDGVVGETVTGRLVIRATSLHTGITKRDNHLRSADFFDVDTHPDIVVEVTGFEPADTRSARLRATLTVRGTSQPIELPVTVLVLDDGGVRVSGGCTVSRREFGVSGNMLGMVGPKTDISADLVFTRA
- a CDS encoding Rv3143 family two-component system response regulator, which gives rise to MVGPAPLRILVYSDNPRTREQVRLALGKRVHPELPELDYVDVATAPMVIAQMDVGGFDLAILDGEATPAGGMGIAKQLKDEIDDCPPILVLTGRPDDAWLASWSRAEAAVPHPIDPIRLGDAVVSLLRTPAR
- a CDS encoding NADH-quinone oxidoreductase subunit A, coding for MSLYTPILVLGAIAAAFAVGSVGIALVIGPRRYNRSKLEAYECGIEPMPPGSAGNTGQRMPIRYYLTAMLFIVFDIEIVFLYPWAVAFDSLGLFALVEMLLFMLTVFVAYAYVWRRGGLNWD